Proteins encoded in a region of the Zea mays cultivar B73 chromosome 2, Zm-B73-REFERENCE-NAM-5.0, whole genome shotgun sequence genome:
- the LOC103648261 gene encoding aspartic proteinase, whose translation MKQSCFDFTKVDVVLLPIVFLLVRPNVGKSALFNRIIASLRANQLCERLPSPNGESTIDCHQISKMPNLAFTIANKTFTLTPEQYIVKLEQAGQTICISGFMAFDVPPPRGPLWILGDVFMGVYHTVFDFGENMIGFAKSA comes from the exons ATGAAGCAGTCATGCTTCGACTTCACCAAGGTGGACGTCGTGCTTCTCCCCATCGTCTTCCTCCTCGTCCGCCCCAATGTTGGCAAGTCAGCCCTCTTCAACAG GATCATTGCGTCTCTGCGAGCTAATCAG CTCTGTGAGCGTCTCCCTAGCCCCAATGGCGAGTCAACTATTGATTGCCATCAGATCTCAAAGATGCCAAATCTTGCATTCACCATAGCAAATAAGACTTTCACCTTAACACCAGAGCAG TACATAGTGAAGCTGGAGCAAGCAGGACAAACTATCTGCATCAGTGGGTTTATGGCATTTGACGTACCGCCTCCTCGTGGTCCTCTCTG gatacttggtgatgtttttATGGGTGTCTACCACACTGTTTTTGACTTCGGCGAGAACATGATTGGGTTTGCCAAATCTGCATGA